The segment CGTTCCATGAAAAGACAGGACTGCCCGTCCTCATAAATACATCATTAAACAGGCGCGGTGAGCCCATGATATGCTCGCCTGATGACGCGCTTAATATGTTTTATGGTTCAGGACTGGAATATTTAATAATGGGGAATTATTTAATCAAGAAAGGATCAAAATGAGCAAAAAATTTCCGTTATCCGTAGTAATTATTACCAAGAACGAATCCGACAATATAGAGGACTGTCTCAAAAGCGTTGCCTGGGCTGATGACGTGGTGGTTCTTGATGATTTCAGCATAGATACGACGGTAAAAATCGCCAGAATGCACACCGAGCGCGTCTATGAAAGGAAGATGGATATTGAAGGCCGTCACCGAAACCATGCTTATTCGCTCGCCAAAAACGAATGGGTTTTTAGCCTGGATGCGGACGAACGTATGACTGATGAGCTAAGAGAAGAACTGAAACATCTTTTGCGCAAAGAGGTAAAAGATGTGACATTTACTGTTCCTGTCAAGGCATTTATAGGCGATAAATGGGTAAAGCACGGAGGCTGGTACCCCGGCCGCAAAGTAAGATTATTTAGGAAAGATAAGTTTAAATACGAAGAGGCAAAGGTCCACCCCCGCGTATTTTATCAGGGCAGTTGCGGCCACCTTAATAATCCTATTCTCCATTATTCTTACAAAAACTACCACGAATTCTTCCAAAGCCTGAATAATCAGACTACGCTCGAGGCGGAGAAATGGTTCGGCGAGAAGAGAAAGATAGGGACTTGGAAGGCTATTCGTAAAATGGTAGACCGGTTTCTTAAAGCCTATGTTTTAAAGAAGGGCTTTCTCGACGGTTTCACGGGGTTTATATTTGCCATGGGCGGCGGGCTTTATCAGATATACAGTTATGCGAAGTACCGGGAAATGTTAGATAATGACAAGCGAGGTAAAGAATGATACTGAGTGTAATAATACCTGTTTATAACGAAAAAGCGACGATAGAAGAGATTGTGCGGCGCGTAAAAGCGGCTGAACCGCAGGATAAAGAAATAATCATTGTGGACGACTGCTCAACCGACGGAACACGCGATATATTAAAGCACGTGGAGAGCGATAGGATAAAGGTAATATTGCATGAAAAAAATACCGGTAAAGGCGGCGCTATTAGGACTGGCCTAGGGGCGGCAGCCGGCGATATTGTCATGCTGCAGGACGCCGATCTTGAATATGACCCTAAGGAAATAGCCGCGCTTATTAAGCCGATTCAGGAGGGAATAGCTGATGCCGTATATGGCTCAAGGTTTATGGGCGGCAGGCCTCAAAGGGTGCATATGTTTTGGCATCAGGTCGGCAATAGATTTCTTACATCTTTATTTAATATAATGTATAATTGCACTTTGACAGATCTTGAGACGTGCTACAAGGCATTCAAAAGAGACCTGATAAAGGATTTTAAAATAAAATCGAATGGCTTTACAATAGAACCGGAATTGACAGCCAAGATCTTCGGGAAGCACGCGCGGCTTTACGAAGTGCCTATTTCGTATTACGGCAGAAGCTATGCCGAGGGCAAGAAGATAAGGTTTTACCACGGCCTTGAATGCATATGGGCGATCATTAAATTCAGGTTTGTGGATTGATAATGGCAATTAGTAGCGGACACTTAAGTGCCCGCTACTAAAATAAGAGGAATATTAGGATGACACGGCAAAAATATGTATTCAGGATAATATTTATTACATGGGTTTTTATGTGGCTCTTATTCTTTGTCCGTGGCATTATGAAAGTGGAAGGAAGAGATTATAAAAATCTTTTCGGAAAGACGCTTGAAGAAAAAGAGGCGTATGTAACGGGCTGCGAGTTTTTCGATTTTGTGAACTTCTGCAAAAAAGAAATCCTGAAGGATTCTACATACAGCGTTCGGGCGAATTACGACCAGACAATGGATTATTTCAGATTTGCCTATTATATTTATCCCGTAAAACGTGATTTGGGCAATCCGGATTACATAGTTTGTTATAAAACAAAATTCGCAAAAACCGGCTATACCAAAGTAGCCGCCTTGGCCGCTGATAAATATATTTTAAAGAGGAAATAAATTCATGGAAATAATCAGGCTTATAGCAGGATTTCTTGTAACTTTTGCCGTGGGTTGGAATATCGTCTTCTGGCTTTTTAAGCGCGACAGATCGTTCGCTATCCCAGAGAGGATTGCCTTTTCATATATGCTGGGGCTCGGAGTCATTACGCTTGAGATGTTTTTCTATTCTTTGATGGGAGTGCCTTTTTCCATAAAGTGGGTCCTTTTACCGTGGATTTTTATATTGCCTATTAACATGTATTTCTATCACAGAACGGCACCTTCCGGTAAAGAGCCGGCAGGGAGCAAAAAGACGGTATTTGACTATTTTCTTTTAGGGGGCATTATATTCCAGTCGTTATACGCATTCTTTAAGGCGATTATAAGGCCGGAAGATTCATTCGATTCAATAGGGAATTTTGCTTTTAAGGCCAAGATGTTTTTTGTAGAAGGAAGGGTGCCCTACGACCTATTTATGAACAAAGCGATGGATATACAGCATGTCGATTATCCGCTCTTTGTGCCGCTTTCCGAGACATGGATGTCAATGTTCATAGGCAGTTGGAACGACCTGCTTGTAAAAGCGCTCTTTCCCATGTTCCTTGTAGCGCTTTTGATCGTGTTCTACTATGCTCTTAGGCGGGTCATAGGCGCGCGATGGGCGCTTATCTCCACGTTTTTTCTGGCCACGATCCCGCATTTCTTAAATTATGCCACAATCGGCTATGCTGATTTCGCGCTTATAATGTTTTATACCGTAAGTTTTTTGTATCTATTTCTGTGGATCGCATATCGCAGAGAAAATAAATACCTTATAGCAGCCGCTTTATTTTCCGTCCTTTCGCTTTGGGCGAAGAATGAGGGGGCGCTACTCTCGCTTGTCAATATAGCGCTCTTAGTCCTATTTGCCTGGCTTGAGCGCCGGGAAATGGCAAAGAACGAATGGTTCGGCATTGCCTATTTCGTAGGTATTATATGCGCCCTGGAAACGGCATGGTTCATCTTTATACATAGGATGGGGCTTTCAAACGAGTTTATAAATATGGACACACTTAAACTTTCAGTTTTCATTAATAATCTTGACCGCATCCCGCTCGTGCTTTATGACTGCCAGAAACATATATTTGGGCCGAAGAAATGGAATATTTCGCTTTTGGTATTTACGGCGGGGTTTATTCTCTATTTTAAGAGATCCTTCAGCGGATATTTTAAATACATCACCCTTTCTATTCTTTTGGCATTTTTAGGATACAGCGCATTTTATCTGATCACGCCCCTTGAAATACGCTACCACCTTCAGACAGCCGGCTCAAGGACGTTATTACATTTTCTGCCCATCGTCGTCTTTTGGATAGGGTATTTGGGAAAGGAACTGGAATTAGATGCAGAAAGTAATATTCATAGACCGGGACGGCGTCATAAATAAAGACCCGGGCGGTTGGACAAAATACAGCTATGTAACAAAATGGGAAGATTTTTTATTTATAGACGGCTCTATCAGGGCCCTTAAGCTGCTGAAGGACGCCGGCTATAAGGTCTTTCTCATATCCAACCAGGGCGGCATAAGTAAGGGGTATTTTACGCAAAAAGACCTCGACGTGGTCAACAAGAAGATGCTTCTTGAGATAGAAAAAGGCGGCGGTAAGATAGACAGCCTCTTTTACTGCCCGCACCACGACAAAGATAATTGCGAGTGCAGGAAACCGAAGACGGGCCTTATAGAAAAAGCCGCCAAAGATATGCATATCGATTTCAAGAACACTTGTATAATAGGGGACGCTATTGGGGATATAGAAGCCGGAAAGCGTATGGGTATGAAAACGATATTTGTTGCCTCGGGAAAGACCTCTTTATCGGAACTGGACGGCTGGAGCGTTAAACCGGATTATATAAAACAAAACCTACTCGAAGCGGTGGAGTGGATACTAAGGAGCTGACATGGCGAAAAAAATACTTATAGCGTATGCCAATGCCGGGGCAGGGCACCGAAAAGCGGCATATGCCGTAGAAAGCGCTTTTAAAGAAATAAATAGGAATGATATTGAGACAAAGGTAATTGATGCCCTGGATTACTCCACGCCGTTTTTCAAAACAGGCTACCCGACTTTTTATCTATTTGCAGTAAATAAAATACCTTATATATGGGGTATATTTTATTATCTTCTCGATACGCGTTTATTCTACAGATGCATAGCTTCGTACGGAAGAAGGCTGCATAACTCCTTAGGATTCGCCGGGCTTGAAAAATTCCTGGGCGAATACAACCCCGATATCGTTATAAATACACATTTTCTAGGCAGCGAAGTGATGGTCCACATGAAGAAAAAAGGCATGCTTAAAAATACTAAGCTTGTGTCGGTAGTCACCGATTACATGATGCATGCTTTCTGGGTGGATAAGATGATAGACTATTTTTCGGTAGCGCAGGAAGAAAGTAAGAAGGATCTTATGAATAGGGGCATACCCGCCGAAAAGATAAGAGTGTTCGGTATACCTATAGACAGGAAATTTGCCGCCCATACAGATAGAAAAGAATTATGCGCTAAATTGGGTATTGATGGCACGAAAAAGACTGTTTTGATAGGTTCGGGCGGTTTTGGGGTAGGGCCGGTGAAAGAACTGGTGAAGGAACTTATGGGCACCGAAGCCGTGGAGCAGTTATTAGTGGTCTGCGGCAAAAATCCGGAATTATGCAAATATATCAGCAATATGACAAAATCCGCGGCAAAAGTGATAAAAGTATACGAATTTGTAGATAATATGGATGAATTAATGAGTGTTTCTGATATAATAGTCACGAAATCCGGCGGGATGACTTCTTCGGAGGCCATGGCAAAAGACCTTCCGATGATAATTACTTCTGCCATCCCCGGCCAGGAGGCAAGAAATTCCAAGTATCTCGTTAAATGCGGGGCGGCCATACAGGCGCCTACCATAAAGAAGGCAAGAGAAGCGATAGTAGAGATTTTCAGCTACAAAGATAAGCTTGAAGAACTGAAGAATAGGATAAGAGCCATAAAAAAGCCAAATTCTTCCTACGATATCGCGCAATTCGCGATAAATTTACTGGATAATAAATAATATGAATTCTGATATAAACTGGGAATTGAATGAAATAGTAGAATCGCTGAAGGCTTACAGTGAATTGGAACGATTATCGGGTATTGAATTTTCGGTCCGTTCTGCTAGCGGCACTTCAAAAGAAAAAGAACTTGTGTTACTGGAAAAAGAAATAGCAGGGATGAGCTGCTGTCAATTGTGCCATATACGCACAAAGCTTGTTTTTGGGTCCGGCAGTCCCGACGCAAAACTTATGTTTGTAGGGGAGGCGCCCGGAAGAGATGAAGACCTGCAGGGACTTCCTTTTGTGGGGAGGGCAGGCCAGCTTTTGACCAAAATAATAGAATCGATCGGCCTTAAACGAAGCGAGGTCTATATCTGTAATATACTTAAATGCCGTCCACCCGACAACCGGGCGCCTTTTCCCACTGAGATACTAGCATGCGAGCCTTACCTTAAGAGACAGATAGAGATTATAAAACCCCGAATAATATGCGCGCTCGGAAAATTCGCCTCCCAGACGCTTTTAAAGTCTCAGACGACGATTACGCAATTGCGCGGGAAATTTTACGATTACGAGGGCATAAAACTTATACCGACTTTTCATCCGGCATATCTTTTGCGCAACCCCGGCGACAAGCGGCTTGTCTGGGAAGACATGAAGAAGATAAAAAAAGCTCTGGATGTAAAATGAAATACGCAGAAGTAGCGCTAGACCTTCCAATAGATAGAACTTTTCACTATACTGTACCTTCAGCTATGATGGCCAATATTGAAACAGGCAAGAGGGTATGGGTACCTTTCGGCGAAAGGCGCATGATAGGCTACATCGTCAGCGTAACGGATGCTTCACCGGTATCAAAACTTAAAGATATAGAGAAGATCATAGACGATACTCCCATAATCCTGCCTTGCCTCATGAAACTTGCTCGATGGATATCCGCATATTATTGTACGTCCTTAGGCAGCGCTATTGCCGCCATCGTACCGGCGCCGCTAAAGGGCGGAAAGACAAAGGTCACGTCACGGATAGCCGAAAAAGAGGAAGATTACGCCGCAAGCGCGCCCTTAAAGCCTACAGTCGAACAAGAATTAGCCCTTAAGGATATAAGAAAAGCCGTTATGAAAAATGAATTCAGGGTTTTTCTCTTATACGGTATTACTTCCAGCGGAAAGACGGAAGTGTATCTGCAGGCGATAGAAGATGTCTTAAAAAAAGGCAAGAGCGCCGTAGTGTTAATCCCGGAGATATCGCTTACGCCGCAGACTGTAGAGCGGTTTAAATCGCGCTTCGGAAACCAAGTGGCGGTAATCCATAGTCAGATGCGCGGGGGCAGGCGCTTTGAGGAGTGGCAGGCGATAAAAGACGGCCGAGCGCGTATAGTCGTAGGGCCGCGTTCCGCCATATTCAGCCCTATGAACGACATAGGCCTAATAGTCGTCGATGAGGAACACGAGACATCTTACAAGCAGGAAGATACCCCGCGCTACCACGCGCGAGAAGCCGCCATAGAGCGCGCGAGAATAGCAAATTGCCCGGTTATCCTCGGTAGCGCCACGCCATCCCTGGAATCTTATTACAAGGCCCAAAAAGGGGAATATAAGCTGCTTAAGCTTACCAAGCGTATAGACGATAGACCCCTTCCCATAGCGATGATTATTGATATGAAAAAGGAGATAGAAAGAAGGAAAAAAGTAGCGATTATTTCATCCTATCTCAGGAATAAAATAGAAGAGGCCTTAAAGGGTAAAAAACAGATAATGCTTTTTTTGAATAGGAGGGGCTTCGCCACCTATATAAACTGTAAAAATTGCGGCTCTACTATTAAATGCAAAAAATGCGCTTCAGTAATGGTTTATCATTATGCAAAAAAGGAGCTTAACTGCCACTATTGCGGATGGAGGCTTCCGGTGCCGAAGATCTGCCCGGAATGTAAAAGTGCCTATCTTAGTTTTTCCGGCAAGGGTACCGAGAAGGTAGAATCCGAGATCCACAGGTTATTTCCGACCACCAATATAGACAGGATGGATACTGATGTGACTAAAAAGAAGGGTTCACACGATAGAATCCTTAAAAAAGTAAAAGAGGGCAGCACCAGTATACTGGTCGGGACGCAGATGATAGCAAAGGGCCACGATTTTCCCCAGGTTACGCTTGTGGGTGTTATCTCTGCTGATGTTTCGTTAAATATTCCGGACTTTCGCAGTAGCGAGCGTACATTTGACCTACTTACTCAAGTAGGCGGACGGGCAGGCAGGGGTAAAGACGCTGGCGAGGTTGTGATCCAGACATATACGCCGACGCATTACGCAATATTGGAAGCAGCAAAGCACGATTATGAGGCGTTTTACAAAAGAGAAATCGTGTTTCGGGAAGAACTCAATCTGCCGCCTTTTTCGAACATCATAAAGGTAACATTGAGAGCCGGCAAGGAATCTGCGGCAAGAGAATCAGCAGAAGAATTGACAAAATACTTGAGGAGCGGGCTTAAGGGCGAAGAGGCGGCCGTAGTAGGGCCCGCCCCGGGCATTATACCTAAATTGAATAACCGCTATATCTGGAATGTAATAGTTAAGGCAAAGGCACCGTTCGAAACTTCTCTTAAATTGAAGTCGTTACTCGCAAAAGCAGGGGGCAGGAAGAGGGGTTTTATAAGCGTGGACGTTGATCCTATATCTATGTAGAAGATAGGTTGTAAAAATTGTGTTAGGCGCATCGATTATTTTATCGGCGTGATGGGGGAATTTTTTCGGGAGATTAATCTAAAACTCTCGAATATCCCTCTCGCGCTTAGCACGAGATAAAATGGTGCTATCGGCACCCTCTTCCGGGAATAGGCCAAAACCCCTGACAACGCTGTAAAATAGCAAATGATGACTATGAGAAGCAGGGCGAATATCCGCTTATCTTTTGGCCACACAATGACCAATCCGATTACAACAAAGAGATACTCCAATGTTTGTTTTGCTAATAGGACCAAGGTGGGCAGTTCATTATACAAATTCGCGATTATTTTATGTGCAGTAAGCGGGATCCCTTCTGTTATCGGAAACGGCTTCGCTTTGATTGCAAACAGGTCTAATATGCCGGTTCTCGCCGTTCCGAAATACATCATCACTATGCGCTTAGAGAAATATTTCGCATATTGGAATGGATTTTTCACGATATATGAAATAGCTATTTTTTCGTAAATTTTAGATTCTTCAAACGGGTTTGTAACACCTTCCAGCGAATTGCCTACCAGTTCCTCCAGGGCTTTGCCGCGGCTTATATTTTCTGCGTTTACCTTCGCAAGCATGGTTCCGGCTCTACCGATGACATGGCCGGGGGTAGTAGATAACGAGTAATAACCGTAGGTCCGTAAATTACGAAGTTGCCATGGAGATATTACAGCACAGAAGACCAGAAGGAGCACTGCGATATTGCGTAATTTTTGAGAGATCGTAGTGCCGTTGAGCATCAAAATAATAAGAAAAACCGCGGGAAAATATTGGGCTATAGGCCGGACGAGTGTTGCAAGAGCTGCAAAAAGTCCAGCCAGCGCAAACACCGACAGCTTATTTTTCTTCAGCCCCTTTATAAAGAAGAGAATGCTCAAAGTAAAAAGGAAGGTAAACAGAATTTCGGTAAGAAGTCTGATGCTGTAATAGGCAGATAGAAAGTTTATAGAATAAAGAAAAGCGGATATAAGTGCGATTTTCTTAGATTGAAATACATCTTTTGCTATAAAATAAACTATTATCGCAATGCCGGTGTCCATTAAGATTTGTAGAAGGAGTATAAGCCATGGTTTTATTCCAAAAAGAGAATAGACAACCGCGAGAAATACCGGATAACCAGGGACTGTAAGAGCGCCAAAATTTGAAAATGAATTGTTGGTAAGCAAGCCCATGGCATACTTTGTATAGCGAGCCGAATCGCCGACCACGATTTTATTTTGTACCACTCCTTTGTTCCATGGTTCGAGAGCGACAAAAAAAGAAAGCCTTATCAAAAGAGATAATAAGCAGATAAATACTAATACTAGGGCGGTGTTTTTAAAATAGTTGCGGATATCTGCCATTTTTCTAATCCTTATTCAGTTATTTCCCTTATATTGAAACTGTCTTTACTTTTGTCGAAACTTTTATGTATGGTGGTGAGCGCGTCGAGATTTTTCAGGCCGCGTTCGGCGGCATGGTCATGAGGTTTTATCTCAAGAACTTTTTTGAAACACTGCCTGGCCCGTTCGTAATTTCCTAAATTTGAATGCATCTCTCCCAATAGTTCGTATACGACGGCGCTTTTTTTTGCGACTTCCGCGGCGCTTTCCAATGTTATAACAGCGGCCTCTTCCATTCCTTCAAATTTGAGGAGTATTCCCAGCTTAGTCAGGGCCGCTGCATTTTTAGGGTCGTTTTTAAGCATATCTTCGTAGATGGCCATAGCATCGTGAAAGTTTCCTTTCATTTCATTCAGCATTGCCAGAAACATAGGGATTAAAGAGAAGATTCTTCTTATGAAGATGGCCAGGGTATTGGGCGGGTTTTCTTCGATCTGCCTTATTTCCGCGATTCGCAAGAGCTGCCGCGCTTTGGTGAAATCAGGTTTTATATTAATGGCACGCATCAATAGATCGATAGCATACTTATAGTTTCTTCTGTCTATAGCTATCTGTGCCTTTTCGTAGTGGTCTTTTACTTCTCGGGGGACAGTTTCTTCGGGCATATCTACTCCTTTAAATCACGATATGATTATATAACTCGTAAAAGAGACCGTCAAGTCTTTAATAATAAAAGGGGTAGGTTCTCCGCCTTATTGAATTTGTACAAAAATTGAACAAAGATCGTTTTTAACTTGACATTATTGGCATAGTAACATAAAATATGTTCAAGGAATGAACAAATATGAATAACCACTCTACTATCAAGGAAGAACAAACGCTTAATCTCATACGCGAGGTTGAGGGGAATCCCGCTCTTAACCAGCGGGTTCTTTCTCAGAAGCTTAATGTTTCTCTTGGGAAAGCGAATTATCTCCTAAGGGAACTCGCCAAAAAAGGCACGATCAAGATAGCCAGCTTCTCTAAAAATCCCAAAAAAGCCAAGAAGATGCGCTACATACTTACCCGAAAAGGCCTTCGGCAGAAAGTTAAACTTACTTACCAGTTTCTTCAGGTAAAAGAGGCGGAATATAAGAGATTAAAGAACGAGTATGATAAATACGTTAACGGGAGGTCGTAATGCTAAATAATAAAGTTATTCTTATAACCGGCGGCACGGGGTCATTTGGTCAGGCATTTACGGAGATAATATTTGAAAAGTATAAGCCAAAAAAAGTTATAGTATTCAGTCGCGATGAGTTCAAGCAGCATGAAATGGCAAAAAAATTCCCTACTAAGAAGTATAACATAAGATTCTTTATAGGTGATATACGCGATAAGGATAGACTGGAAAGGGCGTTTGACGGTATTGATTACGTTGTTCACGCCGCCGCGTTAAAACAGGTCCCTGCATTGGAATATAATCCCATGGAAGCCGTCAAAACAAATGTTTTAGGGGCGAATAATATAGTCGAGGCGGCGATTGATAAAGGCGTTAAGATGGTCATAGCGCTTTCGACGGACAAAGCGGTCAATCCTGTAAACCTATACGGCGCCACGAAGCTCGTTTCAGAAAAGATATTCATAGATGCAAACGCATACGGCGGAGGCAGGACAAAGTTTTCGGTAGTCCGTTACGGAAACGTCGTAGGCTCCCGCGGCAGCGTAGTAGAGCATTTTATGGACCTAAAGCATAGAAATATATCAGAGTTCCCTATTACGGATAAAAAGATGACACGCTTCTGGATGACGACGGATCAGAGCGTTCAGCTTGTCATAAAAGCAATCAAGGAAACGGTGGGAGGGGAGATCTTTGTACCCAAAATTTCGTCAATGAATATTATGGATTTAGTGCGCGCGATCAATCCAAAGTGCACGTTTAGGGCTATAGGCATAAGAGCGGGCGAGAAGATGCATGAGATCCTTGTTTCGGAAGATGAATCAAGCAGAACTAAGATTTTTGATGGAATATATGTAATTTTGCCCCAGTTTTTTGAAAAGAGAGAAGCGCACAGGAAGTATAAAAGATATAGATCCCTTCCCGCAAATTTTGCGTATAAAAGCGATGATAATAAAGATTGGCTTACGATTAAAGAATTGCAGAACATATTGAAAGCGTGTACCAATATTTAGGTGATGAAAAATGAAGAATATATCTTACGGCCGCCAATTTATAGATAAACGCGATATAAAAGCGGTCAACAAAGTCCTCAAGTCCGATTGGCTTACACAGGGGCCGAAAGTAAAAGAATTTGAAAATGCTATTTGTGAATATACGGGCGCAAAATACGCCGTAGCGGTATCGAACGCAACAGCGGCATTGCACATTGCCTGCCTGGTCGGCGGCATAGGCCAGGGCGACGAAGTTATAACTTCCCCCATAACATTCGTTGCCTCAGCCAATTGCGTTTTATATTGCGGCGGCAAACCGGTGTTCGCCGATATCCAGAATGACACAATAAATATAGATCCTGCCGAAGTTAAAAATCGGATTAATAAAAGAACAAAGGCAATCATACCGGTGCATTTCGCCGGCCACCCTGCCAATCTCGATGAAATTTGCCAGATAGCGAAAAAACATAAGCTTCTGGTTATAGAAGATGCTGCCCATGCGCTTGGGGCAGAGTATAAAGGGTTAAAGATCGGCTCATGCAAATATTCCGATATGGCGATTTTCAGTTTTCATCCCGTAAAATCTATTACGACGGGAGAAGGCGGGGCCGTTCTTACCAATAGAAAGGATCTATATGAGAAACTGCTGATATTTCGTAATCACGGGATTACAAAAGACGCCTCGTGCTTCACGAACTACTGTTCGCGAACAATGGGTTCCTGGTATTACGAACAGCAATATCTGGGATTTAATTACCGGATAACCGAT is part of the Candidatus Omnitrophota bacterium genome and harbors:
- the pseB gene encoding UDP-N-acetylglucosamine 4,6-dehydratase (inverting); its protein translation is MLNNKVILITGGTGSFGQAFTEIIFEKYKPKKVIVFSRDEFKQHEMAKKFPTKKYNIRFFIGDIRDKDRLERAFDGIDYVVHAAALKQVPALEYNPMEAVKTNVLGANNIVEAAIDKGVKMVIALSTDKAVNPVNLYGATKLVSEKIFIDANAYGGGRTKFSVVRYGNVVGSRGSVVEHFMDLKHRNISEFPITDKKMTRFWMTTDQSVQLVIKAIKETVGGEIFVPKISSMNIMDLVRAINPKCTFRAIGIRAGEKMHEILVSEDESSRTKIFDGIYVILPQFFEKREAHRKYKRYRSLPANFAYKSDDNKDWLTIKELQNILKACTNI
- the pseC gene encoding UDP-4-amino-4,6-dideoxy-N-acetyl-beta-L-altrosamine transaminase; the protein is MKNISYGRQFIDKRDIKAVNKVLKSDWLTQGPKVKEFENAICEYTGAKYAVAVSNATAALHIACLVGGIGQGDEVITSPITFVASANCVLYCGGKPVFADIQNDTINIDPAEVKNRINKRTKAIIPVHFAGHPANLDEICQIAKKHKLLVIEDAAHALGAEYKGLKIGSCKYSDMAIFSFHPVKSITTGEGGAVLTNRKDLYEKLLIFRNHGITKDASCFTNYCSRTMGSWYYEQQYLGFNYRITDFQCALGLSQLKKLDKFVEKRRRIVNMYQRGLSGMGGITLPQEKAHVKSAWHIYCIRLKNYTERKRIFEKLQKSGIWPQVHYIPVHLQPYYREKFGYREGDYPNAENYYKRAMSIPLYPSMTKRDVKYVIDNLAGLKELR